The proteins below are encoded in one region of Carettochelys insculpta isolate YL-2023 chromosome 32, ASM3395843v1, whole genome shotgun sequence:
- the LOC142004850 gene encoding olfactory receptor 6F1-like translates to METETGREKENRSSIKEFLLLGFPGNQDVQITLCVVFTVTYILTVAGNVAIIAVVGAHSHLQTPMYFFLSNLSFLEIWYTTACVPKAIAVFLGKSRIIPFASCILQTYFVFSLGCTEFLLLTVMAYDRYLAICYPLHYSTIMNNTKSALLALVSWISGFLIVSIPTSILGRLFYCDSFTINHFFCSIDSLILLSCSDTSLFQWLTFIMATTVILGSLLITLVSYICIITTIVNIPSAKGRQKAFSTCSAHLTVVIMWYGSNIFLYIKYSKDNALEINKIVNTLSTIITPLLNPFIYTLRNKDVKEALWKVLRGSGSWF, encoded by the coding sequence ATGGAGACTGAGACtggaagagagaaggaaaataGGTCCAGCATAAAGGAATTTCTCCTCCTTGGATTCCCAGGCAATCAGGATGTGCAGATCACTCTCTGTGTGGTGTTTACTGTTACTTACATCCTGACAGTTGCAGGAAATGTTGCCATCATAGCTGTAGTTGGGGCCCACTCTCACCTCCAAACACCCATGTATTTTTTCCTTTCCAACctgtccttcctggagatctggtACACCACAGCCTGTGTGCCCAAAGCCATTGCCGTTTTCCTGGGGAAAAGCAGAATCATCCCCTTTGCTAGCTGCATCCTGCAGACCTACTTTGTTTTCTCCCTGGGCTGCACAGAATTTCTTCTCTTGACtgtcatggcctatgaccgctaccTGGCCATTTGCTACCCATTGCACTACAGCACAATTATGAACAACACTAAGTCTGCACTCCTGGCTCTTGTGTCCTGGATATCTGGTTTCCTGATTGTTTCTATCCCCACATCAATTCTAGGCAGGTTGTTCTACTGTGACTCTTTCACCATCAATCATTTTTTCTGTAGCATAGATTCCTTAATCCTTCTCTCCTGCTCAGACACCTCTTTGTTTCAGTGGCTAACTTTTATCATGGCCACCACTGTCATCCTAGGATCTTTACTGATAACCCTGGTGTCTTACATTTGCATCATTACCACCATCGTGAACATCCCATCAGCTAAAGGTCGGCAAAAGGCTTTTTCCACATGTTCCGCCCATCTTACGGTTGTGATTATGTGGTACGGCTCCAACATCTTCTTGTACATCAAGTATTCCAAAGACAATGCCTTGGAAATCAACAAGATTGTCAACACTTTGAGCACTATTATAACTCCTCTGTTAAACCCTTTCATTTACACTCTGAGAAATAAAGATGTGAAAGAGGCTTTATGGAAAGTACTCAGAGGATCAGGAAGTTGGTTTTGA
- the LOC142004784 gene encoding olfactory receptor 6F1-like, with product MDLGSGAETENQTNVERFILLGFPGSWYFRISLTVVFSMMYFLTIVGNASVIALVWTSPQLHTPMYFLLCNLSFLEMWYTTAFVPKTIGILLGTSQTISFTSCILQMYFIFSLGSTECFILAVMAYDRYLAICHPLHYSSLMNGIFCAQLALGCWLCGFLVISVLAFLISRLSFCGPNIINHFFCDIDSWIALSCTDTSHVELAIFMISINVLLGSCMITLVSYIYIISTILRIPSAQGRQKAFSTCSAHLTVVMIWYGSTIFLYVKPSAQNSLDLNKIINVFNTIVTPLLNPFIYTLRNQEVKRALQKTICRM from the coding sequence ATGGACCTCGGGAGTGGGGCAGAGACAGAAAACCAAACCAATGTGGAGAGGTTCATACTCTTGGGCTTTCCTGGCTCTTGGTATTTCCGGATTTCCCTGACAGTGGTGTTTTCAATGATGTATTTCCTTACGATTGTAGGGAACGCATCGGTTATAGCATTAGTGTGGACCAGTCCACAGCTCCACACACCCATGTATTTCCTCCTTTGCAATCTCTCCTTCCTGGAGATGTGGTACACTACTGCCTTTGTCCCTAAGACCATTGGCATCTTGCTGGGCACAAGCCAAACCATTTCCTTCACCAGCTGCATCTTGCAGATGTATTTCATATTCTCCCTGGGCTCAACAGAATGTTTCATTTTGGCCGTCATGGCCTATGACCGTTATTTGGCCATCTGTCATCCGCTGCACTACAGCTCCCTCATGAATGGAATCTTCTGTGCTCAGCTGGCCCTTGGATGTTGGTTGTGTGGATTCCTGGTGATCTCTGTGTTGGCTTTTCTCATCTCCAGGTTGTCCTTTTGTGGCCCTAACATCATCAATCACTTTTTTTGTGACATAGATTCCTGGATAGCACTCTCCTGCACTGACACGAGCCACGTTGAGCTGGCGATTTTTATGATCTCCATTAATGTCCTCCTAGGATCATGCATGATAACCCTTGTTTCCTATATTTACATAATCTCCACAATCTTGAGAATCCCATCCGCCCAAGGCCGGCAAAAGGCCTTCTCCACTTGCTCAGCGCATCTCACAGTTGTGATGATCTGGTATGGCTCCACCATTTTTCTGTATGTCAAGCCTTCTGCACAGAACTCATTGGACTTGAACAAAATCATCAATGTCTTTAACACTATTGTAACTCCGCTACTGAACCCTTTCATTTACACTCTGAGAAACCAAGAGGTGAAGCGAGCCTTGCAAAAGACAATATGTAGGATGTGA
- the LOC142005008 gene encoding olfactory receptor 6F1-like, with the protein MTSGETENQTNVQEFILLGFPGTWHFRMALAELFSVIYILTIVGNVSIIALVGIYPRLHTPMYFFLCNLSFLEIWYTTTCVPKAIGVMLGTSQTISFTACKMQLTFSLAMGSTECFLLAAMAYDRYLAICHPLRYSTLMNSTITAQLVLVSWLCGFLAISVLAALISRLSFCGPNVINHFLCDIDSWIALSCTDTDLVELVVFMLSIIVVLVTCAITLVSYIFIISTVLRIPSAQGRQKAFSTCSAHLFVVTIWYGCLIFLFVKPSAQNSMDLNKTINVFSTVAIPLLNPFIYTLRNKDVKEALAKALNRM; encoded by the coding sequence ATGACAAGTGGAGAAACAGAAAACCAAACCAACGTGCAGGAGTTCATCTTGCTGGGCTTTCCTGGCACTTGGCATTTCCGGATGGCCCTTGCTGAGCTCTTTTCTGTGATTTACATCTTAACGATTGTGGGAAATGTATCCATCATTGCCTTAGTGGGGATCTACCCTCGGCTACACACCCCAATGTACTTCTTCCTCTGTAATCTGTCATTCCTGGAGATATGGTACACCACCACATGTGTTCCCAAGGCTATTGGTGTCATGCTAGGAACAAGCCAGACCATCTCCTTCACTGCTTGCAAGATGCAACTGACTTTTTCACTCGCCATGGGTTCAACAGAATGTTTCCTCCTGGCtgccatggcctatgaccgctatcTGGCCATATGTCACCCATTGCGCTACAGCACCCTCATGAACAGCACCATCACTGCTCAGCTGGTCCTTGTCTCTTGGTTGTGTGGGTTCCTGGCTATCTCTGTGTTGGCTGCTCTAATCTCCAGGCTGTCTTTCTGTGGCCCTAACGTCATCAATCATTTCCTTTGCGACATAGATTCTTGGATAGCGCTgtcctgcacagacacagaccTTGTTGAGCTTGTGGTGTTCATGCTCTCGATCATAGTTGTCTTGGTCACTTGTGCAATAACACTGGTCTCCTACATTTTTATCATCTCCACCGTCTTGAGAATCCCATCAGCACAAGGTCGGCAAAAAGCCTTTTCCACTTGCTCGGCCCACCTCTTTGTTGTGACTATCTGGTATGGCTGCCTCATTTTTCTGTTTGTTAAGCCTTCAGCACAGAACTCAATGGATTTGAATAAAACAATCAATGTCTTTAGCACTGTTGCAATTCCACTCTTAAACCCCTTTATTTACACTTTAAGGAACAAAGATGTGAAGGAAGCTTTGGCAAAGGCACTTAATAGAATGTGA